The segment gccttcactatctcctggagtttgctcaaactcatgtccattgaattggtgatgccattcaaccatacccaaccatctcatcctctgtcgtccccttctcctcctgttctcaatctttcccagcatcagggtcttttctaatgactttcCAGGACTGACACTCCCTCTATATCTAGGCTCAGAGCTCAGGGCTGGAAATGCCAAAGGTACTTAGAAATATGGCCTCTGAAAGCTGGACTGTtccctcccacctgcccccaCACTGCTGGGCCTTCCCCAGCTCATAGGATGGCCCTGGTTCCCCAGATCCTGCTAACCAAGGCTGACAACGCCAGGCTGGTCCTGCAAATTGACAACGCCAAGCTGGCTGCCGACGACTTCCGGACCAAGTGAGTGGCCTGATCTGGGAAGGCAGTTCTATGCGGCTCCCTTGCCTctgtcctctgcccctgggagctGGTAAAGTAAGAGTGAGGCCAGATGCAGCTGTAAGTGGGAAGTGTGGCATCAGTTCTAGATCCTTTCTGGGTCAAGGGAGAGAACCACAGTGATGCTGACCCCAAGCAGCTGGACAACAACGTGGCGGGCCCTGCCTGTGAGTGGCCTTGCCGCAGACTCAGCAGGGCTCTGTGTGTGCAGGTACGAGACGGAGCTGGGCATGCGGCAGCTGGTGGAGGCCGACACCAATGGCCTGCGCCGGATCCTGGATGAGCTGACCCTGTGCAAGGCTGACCTGGAGATGCAGGTGGAGTCTCTGAAGGAGGAGCTGATATGTCTCAAGAAGAACCATGAGGAGGTGAGGCTGGTCTCACATAGCCTCCTAATTATTCCCACCCAGCAGGGAGCCATTACTGACCCTTGGGTGTAACAACGGTGACAACCACTTCCACAGTAACCCCAGCTGACATTTACTGATGGCCCACCGTGTGCCAAGAACTCTACAAAGCACTTTGTATTTCATTCTTGTTTCATGTCATCTTCACAATTATTCCAGGAGGTAAATACTATTACaagctccattttatagatgaggaaactgaggcacagaaaggttgagTCACTTGTCTAAGGTCACGTGGATCCCACACTCCTGGGCATGATACTAAATCTCCATTTGGAGGGTAGTGCCTGATAATGATTCTACTTACCTGGTATTTGCATCATCTTCCAAATTCTCcaaggaggcaggtcagggtgCGTGAGGAGgctgaagcccagagaagttaagcatCCTGTTTAATGTCACACAGCTGACAACCGAAGGAGGAGGCTTTTTACCCAGGTCAGTCAAACTCGCATCCAACATCCTTGTGACAACCTTATGCCATCTTGCCTGCTCTCTGCAGGAAGTCAATACACTCCGATGCCAGCTTGGTGACCGGCTGAATGTGGAGGTGGATGCTGCTCCCCCGGTGGACCTCAACAAGATCCTGGATGAGATGAGATGCCAGTATGAGACCCTAGTGGAGAATAACCGCAGAGATGTAGAGGCCTGGTTCAACACCCAGGTGGGCCAGGCCGGTCCTGGACAAGCTTGTGGGGTGGGGTCACCCTTGACAGTGGCTTCACTTGCTCTGACCATGCTCTGGGTCCTCTCACGCTTTTCAGACCGAGGAGTTGAACCAGCAGGTGGTGTCCAGTTCGGAGCAGCTGCAGTGCTGCCAGACAGAGATCATCGAGCTGAGACGCAACGTCAACGCCCTGGAGATCGAGCTGCAGGCTCAGCACAGCATGGTGAGTGGCCCCTGCCTGAGGGGCTGGCCATGCTCGTGGCAGGTGCCCCAATCCACCAGCCTTGGTTATCACGGGTGGTGATCACTAGTGGTATGGAGATACCCAGGGCTGTGGGTCTCTAGGGGCGATTCCCTCCCATTGGCAGtgcttcctctttccctttgCAGCGAAATTCCCTAGAATCCACCCTGGCAGAGACTGAGGCCCGCTATAGCTCCCAGCTGGCCCAGATGCAGGGCCTGATCGGCAATGTGGAGGCTCAGCTGGCCGAGATACGCTGCGACCTGGAGCGGCAGAACCAGGAGTACCAGGTGCTGCTGGATGTCAAGGCCCGGCTGGAGTCAGAGATTGCCACCTACCGCCGCCTGCTCGAGGGAGAAGACTGCAAGTGAGTGGCCGTGGGTCACGGGGGTCCAGGCTTGGGGAAAAGGCTCACCTGGACCCAACGCTGAGTACCACGGTGAGGGCATCAGTCCTGAAGTGGTTATTGTGCAGATGAAGGGGGGGGCGGGGCTCGATCACAGCCTCTGGAGAGACATTTCTTCTAGCCCTGGGCTTTAAGCATTTGCAGGGGGACAAGCTGGCTCCACTTACCGTACTTCTCCATCCATTGGTTTTGGCTGGGAGTTTCTGATCTTTGTCTATGCAGCCCTCAAGGGATTTCAGAGAGGCACCGTCTGCGCCATTTGTCGTGGTCTCCCACCCATCTCACTTGACCCTCATGTATGTTTGACATGCCAGTCAGTTCAACGGCCAATGCCAAACATGCCTTGACATGATCTTATTTCCTCAGGCTGCCTGCCCATCCTTGTGCCACGGAATGCAAGCCTGCTGTTAGAGTTCCTTACGTCTCAAGCGGTCCCTGTGCTCCGGCCCCCCAGCTCAGCACCCAGATCCGCACCATCACGGAGGAGATCAGAGATGGGAAGAtcatttcttccagggagcaCGTGCAGCCGCTGTAACCAGGCAGGTCCTGGCCCACAGGAAGGAGGACACCCCTGTGGGTCCCGGCTCTAAATGACCCCCACCTCTCCTTCCCTAGAGGGACTCCCCGCTCAGCAGATTTTTCTACCAAAAAACTTCTTAGATTGTGTTTCTGGCTTTGACTGCTTTTATGCCGTGTAAAACTAAGCTTCCCTGGAAATTTACCCAAtaaagtgtgttctcttggcatagAAATCTCGCCTCTGTCTATTCCCTGTGGTTAGTTAGTGGGGTGTTTGATCGAAGCTTGTTGCAAAAGTGTGGATTTTGGTTTTGGGTCTGTTTCTTCTGGCTCTGAGTGGTAAGAAGTGACAGGGTGATCCAAAATATTTCATAACAGGGATACCTGGGACCTTGGTCCCAGAGAACAGACACTGACCCAGTCCGGATGGCTGCTGGCCATAACCTACAGAGTTGGGCCTGCCCATGGGGACCACCTGAGGTGACCCCAGAAGAGGTCAAGGCACCCAGGGCTGTCCTCACTAGCCCTGCCCGGTCTGGTGGTTTTCTCTTCCCTTCAGTTTATCCTCCCTTGTCCAGCTTCTGCTGTCACCCTGCTGGCTACCCCCAGGCCTAACACTGGGGATAGTTTGGGGGGTGCCACCCAGAGAGGCAAACTTCAAGCAGACAGCCTGGGTCAGCCAGTGACAGAGGGGAGTCGGGTGAGCTGGGAGATGCAGGTGAGAGGGCTGGGAGAATCCAAGTTCCTAACACTGGACACAGGGCTGTAGTAAAGTGGGGAAGAGAGGGTGGTAAGACGCAGAGCAGCGGGGAGGAAGCCAGACTTCACTTGGAGCAGAGGTCAAAGAGCCCTGGATTCCGCTGGCTGAACCATGCTCGTATGGGCAATCAGGTCTAATAGTGCCAGACTCTGGATGGCCCTCTGATCAGAAAAGTACAACCTGGAGCAGTCTGAGAGCCCCCTGCCTCCTTTGTCCCTGTGACTCCTTCTTCCTTTGAGAACATAagcccagagaaggcagtgaCTTGCCCTAGGTCACACAGCAGTGAGTGGCAGGGACCAGGCCATCGCTTAGCTATTCTGAGTCTAATCAGGTGTTCCTCCCAGCCCACcggttctctgtctctgtctcctcccttcctCACCCCCCACCtgacctccttccctctcttctctgcctctggGCTCTTACTTGAGCCCAAGATTCATGGGAAAAAACTGGTCCTGCTCTCTGTCACAGGTGTGCGTAgcctcttagtcatgtctgactctttgtgaccccatggactgtagcccaccaatctcccctgtccatggggattctccacgcaagaatactggagggggttgccatgccctcctccagggggtcttacccacccagatcaaacccaggtctcccttgcaggcagattcttcaccgtccgagccaccagggaagcccatgtcgcCAGGCATTAGTTGCTAAACATCCTTCTTTGACCTGCTGGACAAGCCACAGGTGCTTCAAATATCTCCTGGACTTTGGGTGAAGACGTTCTCAGGAGAACCGGAGCAGCTGGCACGGAGCCTGGTTGTGAGCCCTAGCCATGTCACGTGACCTCTCTGGTCCCGCATCTTTGTAAAGGAGCTGTGGGAGACTCCAATGTGTGCACAGCGCCTGGGAAGTGGTAGCTCCAAGTGCTGGTGTTAAATGAAGAGAGTTTCCCAGGCTGAGAGTAGGGGCTTGGAAACCCTACGGTGTGGGCTTGATTACACAGTGGGACATCGATGGGGCCAACACTGCCGGCCAGCAGCACCCTAAGAGCTGGACCGCGAACCCAGTGGGCTCAGCTTCAGACCCCAACTCTGCCCAGGGCTCAGGTGATGAGAGGTGGGTAGCCGGGCATGCTCAGAGAGGGCACCACACCCTTGTGTGCTGCTTCATAGAAATAGCCAGGAGACGGGAGTGGGCTGAACCTCCATTCCTGCCATGGCTCCAGCTGCCTGGCTCCTGCATGGAAGCGGTAGACAGACTGTGCAGGCTTGTGACCTGATGAATAATCATGCTGTCAACTCCTCGAACCACACAGTGTGTGCCCTGTTTATGCAAACTCTACAGTTTGTATTTTCACAGCCTCATCACATGCATTCAGATGGCCTGCGTGTCAGGGGTGCTTTACTTATGTAGCTTTGTCTAACATTTTATCAAATTGTTCAGAGCATCTGTGTTGGTTAAGGAACCCCTGCTCTCAACCTCACATGCACACCCATTACTGAGTCCAGTGTACCTCTCCAGCCGTTCACACTAAAGTTCAATGCTGTTTGGAGTGGGTATTCGCACAGCAAGTGGCAGACTCAGGATCCCTTCTCAAGTGTTTTCCATCAATGGAGAGACGACAGAAAGTCTTACATTTGATCAAATTTCTCAAGAGTGAATATAAAACTTCATTTCAAGGCATCTGATCTTGTTTGCACTTTCTAGCTATGACATCTGGCTGGCTTTCTCATTCACATGTACTCAGATCAATTAATCTATCGACAGATAAGTACTGAGCACCCTGTGCATGGAAGATGCTACTACAGGAGTTTATGCCAGGTAAGCTGGGGTGGGAGAAGCAGCTGGACCAAACAGTGGTTAATGGGCACTATTTGCTAGTTACTGATGTTCCCGCTGTGAAGATACCACCCATGCACTGCCACACAGCTTCAGAGATGGCAGGTGTGGGTGAGGGGCTGGTTTTCAGGTTCTTAGGAGCAGGGAGGTCATTAAGAGCTGGGGAGTCCAGGGAAGGCTTTAGAAGAGATTCAGAATTGATCAGGAACCCTGAAGGATGGGCAGCAGTagcaggaaggagggaaaaggGCATTTGAGGACATGGCCAAGTGTCTTCATGGTGTGTGCTGGGGACAGCACAGACTCCAACTG is part of the Bubalus kerabau isolate K-KA32 ecotype Philippines breed swamp buffalo chromosome 4, PCC_UOA_SB_1v2, whole genome shotgun sequence genome and harbors:
- the KRT36 gene encoding keratin, type I cuticular Ha6; its protein translation is MASQLCSPIFSSGSIRGHCGATSGISRVSCVRSVGSCRGPSLAGSASSVRLGLSSLGSCLPGSFLSSGFHSSGFAGAGGWFCEGSFNGNEKETMQFLNDRLASYLEKVRQLERENAELESRIREWYESQAPYICPDYQCYFKTIEELQQKILLTKADNARLVLQIDNAKLAADDFRTKYETELGMRQLVEADTNGLRRILDELTLCKADLEMQVESLKEELICLKKNHEEEVNTLRCQLGDRLNVEVDAAPPVDLNKILDEMRCQYETLVENNRRDVEAWFNTQTEELNQQVVSSSEQLQCCQTEIIELRRNVNALEIELQAQHSMRNSLESTLAETEARYSSQLAQMQGLIGNVEAQLAEIRCDLERQNQEYQVLLDVKARLESEIATYRRLLEGEDCKLPAHPCATECKPAVRVPYVSSGPCAPAPQLSTQIRTITEEIRDGKIISSREHVQPL